The following is a genomic window from Strigops habroptila isolate Jane chromosome 18, bStrHab1.2.pri, whole genome shotgun sequence.
GACTCGAACAGGAGCCACCAAATGGTGGGGCGCCCCTCCTAGATCAAGTCAGAATTCAGGAACCAAAGCCATCCCGGACGAGCCCCCAAAATTGTGATAAATAACCGAGTCCCAAATAGGATTGCAATCAAAGTTTTACAATTTATTAAACGAATAGAGGCAAGCAAACAGCGCTGGGTGCGCCGGGAGTCTCTGCTCCACCAAGAGCACACCGTACAGTTCCTGGTCCTGGTTTGTATATCTTCCAGGAATAGGCGTGTCTTAAACTTCTCCTGCTTCGGTTAGCAACAAAACCGGTTTAAGCTGATATGCTTGTCAGGCGACCTTTGCAAGATATAGGAACTATATACAttaacttctctgtttttcttagGCTTGTGGTTATCCAAGGGTATGCAAGACAGAAGGCCACATTTCATCATGCGGCCCTAGCATTGCTCCATATTGACACGAATCAGATGGACACATTTCACAGAGCTAACAGACTATTCCTGTGGGGTCTGTGGTTATGCTTTTGGGTTTGCAACACAAGGAAGCAGCCGCGGTGTTGGGAGGCCCCGTGTCCATGGGGAGCGGGTCCCTGTGGCCCCCATCATCCTGCGGGTCCTCACAGCGCGACGTGGCTCTGGGAGTGCCGCGGGTGGCACCCGGACGGGCCGGCAGTGACGTCCTGTGGGATGTGCTCACCCACACCTCTCCCTCCACAGCAGGGTGCTGATCCCTCCAGGGCCCTTCTCCTCGCTGGGACCGCGGCCAGGAGGAGCTTTTGTCAGGATGTTCTCACCGatgggctgcaggagaggcTTCCCCAGGCCGGTAGGTGGGTTTGTGACCCTCCTGCTGCCACGCAGCTCGGGCTGCCAGGGCGGTGGGAGAGGGGGAGCTTTGGGGGCAAGGAGGATGCTCCATCGCTTCGGATGCtgaggaggcaggagagcaTCACTGATGTATGGGGAAGAATTGGGAATCATCTGCAGCCTCATCCGGGGGAGGAGGATGGATGGGCTCCtggctccctgtccctgctcAGCATCCAGCTGATGCAAGGGTCAAGGTGAGGGTCTCATCCTGCTTTCACCTCCCTGTTCTCTTTCCACAGCCCGGTCCATGGCAGGCTGGACCACCACCACCCCGACCTTACAGCCCCCACGATATGTGGGACGAGATGCCCCCACACAGGAGAGGCAGAGGCCAGTGGTGCCCGGTAAGGGGCCGTGCAGTGAGGGGAGATGGTGCTGTTGGAGCTCACCTGCAAATCTGGGGTAGCCAAAACCAGGGGTTCtctggggagcaggagaggcAGAAGGAGCTGACCACTgcggtggggagggggaagcacaGCAAAACTAAACCCAGGGAGCTGCCATCCTTTGCAGCTTGGTCCGTGGGAGCCCAGACCCTTCCCTGGTCCTGCTGACTTCCATGTGAACGAGGAGGACAGGGGATGGGCACCCAACGACTGCCTCCCACCACCATCCTGGCACAATGAAGAATGTGACCAAGGACCTGAGGAGTGCTTCGGAGAGGGCTGGTACTCGGTATGGGGAGGTGGGCCAGAGGGTGGCTGCTGTGTGGCTGTCCCCAGTGTGCCACTGTCCTCACCGGCAGTGATTTGCCTTTGCAGCCCTGGCTCTGTGAGCCCAGACCCTTCCCTGGCCCTGATGACTTCTATGGGAATGAGGAGGACAGGGGATGGACACCCCATGACTGGTCGCCTCCGCGCCGCTGGGACAATGAAGAATGTGACCAAGGACCTGAGGACTGCTTTGGAGAGGGCTGGTTCCCGGTGAGGAGAAATGGACCAGGGAGGGTGGCAGCTGCTTGGTTGTTCCTAGTGTGTCACTGTCCTCCTCACCAGCAGTGATTTGCCATTGCAGCCCTGGCCCTGTGACCCCGGGCCgttccctggccctgctgactTCTATGGGAATGAGGAGGACAGGGGATGGGCATCCGATGACTGGTCCCTTCCATGCTCTTGGGGTGACAGAGATGACAGAGGACCTGAGGAGTGCTTTGGAGAGGGCTGGCACCTGGTGAGGGGTGGTGGGCTGGGGGCAGGGAGTGGGTGAAATGAGCCAGGGGTCATTCACTGCCCTGGTGGCCAGCACAGTGCATGGGGACAGGGTTCCCTGCATGGCAGCCCCCCGGCATCCCTTGTCCTGCTCTGTGTCTAAACCCACCTCATCCTCTGCAGGACCTGATGCCACCGGGCCCCGACAGCTCTGCCTGGCCTGAATTCCAAAACGAGGAGCAGCACCCACCCTGGCCCCCCGGCCGCCTGGCAGGGTgagtgcctgtgcccagggtGAGGGGAACGGGGCCAGGCTCTGTGTCAGTGCCCAGCCAAGGGGGGGGATGCAGCATTGAAGCTGGCTCAGGGTTGGGGGCTTGCACCAGAGACCCCTCCAAGCCTAAATCCCATCCCCTGCATCTGCCTTTGCTCCTGCAGGGAGCGCGGTGGCTTCCAGGATGGCTGCGGGTCCTGGGGCTACCGCGGCCTGCCTAGGAAACGCCGCCAACGCCTTCGCCGAGGCTACCGAGAGTTACCCATGGTCCAGCGCCCGCCATGTTTTTGGCCCAGAGGTATGTGCCTCCCGCTGTGCTCAGCATCATCTCCTcgctgctcagcaccagctcctcgctgctcagcagcatctgcttGGGCAGAGCGAGGAGTTGCTCCCGTTGTGTTTCTCGCTCCGCAGGGTATCGGCCGCCCTCCCAGTCGTCTCCCTTCTCTGGGATGAGCCAGCCAGCAATCAAAGAAGAGCCGCAGCACCTTGATCCTCCCAGGCCACTTGTTTCCTTCAAAGCTGATGCACAGAGCAGGGAGCGGCCGGCTCAGGTTGTGGGTTTTACTCCTTCCACCCCGAGCAGTGACCGAGTTTGCCTGGTCAGAGCCCCACACGGTGCTGCCGTGCCTCTGACCCACACTGTGTCCTCCAGGGCCTGCCAGCAACCAGTGGGAAGGTCCCGGAGCACCTCAGAGCCACCTGCACCCCTCAGAAGAGCCTGGCCACTGATCCCCAGGCTGTGATAGAGGCTGTGgagccagagcaggcagcaggagcaacGCTGGTAGGAGAGATCACCCCTCTCCTGAGGGCACCCCTGGAGGTGCCTGGCTCAGGGTCTCTTCGGCCGGTGTAActcttcctcctcactctcATCCAGCCCTTTCACTCTTCCTCTTGCTGTCCCTTTGCCAGGCATGGGAGTTTTCCCGACTCTTCTTCAGGGCTGCAAAGCCCCATGGTTTCCTTTGGGTTTTCCTTTGCTCCTCTTCCCGGGACAGACACATGTCCCAGCCTTACACCATTGCATGTCCTCAGGTTGAGCTGGGAGCCAGGCAGAAACCTGCGGGCAGCCACGGCCAGGGCccttctgctttggaaacagAGCCAGCCCCGCTGGagaacagctctgctgggacaggggagcagcttctgctgctctccttccctcctaAAAGCAGAGCCCAGGGAGCTTGCAGTCCCCTTTGCAAACCCTTTTATCCCTTTGCCTGGGCAGTGGTGCCAGCCCTCACCATGGGCTCTGCAATGCTTTGTACAGGTAGAGCCATGCAGCCAAAGCATCCCTGAGGCTGGTGCTGGGTCAcatccctgcagccccacagcccctccGGAGCCTGCTGAGCCGTCCCAGGGCCAACAGTGCAGGGCAGaagctgccagtgctggggtgaGTCTTGGGGTGGGCAGCCCCATAGTGTGTCCCCCATGGGGGAGAGCC
Proteins encoded in this region:
- the LOC115602338 gene encoding basic proline-rich protein-like isoform X1 — translated: MFSPMGCRRGFPRPPGPWQAGPPPPRPYSPHDMWDEMPPHRRGRGQWCPLGPWEPRPFPGPADFHVNEEDRGWAPNDCLPPPSWHNEECDQGPEECFGEGWYSPWLCEPRPFPGPDDFYGNEEDRGWTPHDWSPPRRWDNEECDQGPEDCFGEGWFPPWPCDPGPFPGPADFYGNEEDRGWASDDWSLPCSWGDRDDRGPEECFGEGWHLDLMPPGPDSSAWPEFQNEEQHPPWPPGRLAGERGGFQDGCGSWGYRGLPRKRRQRLRRGYRELPMVQRPPCFWPRGYRPPSQSSPFSGMSQPAIKEEPQHLDPPRPLVSFKADAQSRERPAQGLPATSGKVPEHLRATCTPQKSLATDPQAVIEAVEPEQAAGATLVEPCSQSIPEAGAGSHPCSPTAPPEPAEPSQGQQCRAEAASAGVPPGGTTEPEVQPREASSDTCTKPETSPGSQHPPGSSEVKPAAGGQLKLCSRLPNPPPPACTDLRSAAVLARKEEIELSYQQFSLTIAVVATMLLQKEPSMEAALGLALRANLRQGRIHHLQELEDFINSYDSATPSR
- the LOC115602338 gene encoding basic salivary proline-rich protein 1-like isoform X3; translated protein: MFSPMGCRRGFPRPPGPWQAGPPPPRPYSPHDMWDEMPPHRRGRGQWCPLGPWEPRPFPGPADFHVNEEDRGWAPNDCLPPPSWHNEECDQGPEECFGEGWYSPWLCEPRPFPGPDDFYGNEEDRGWTPHDWSPPRRWDNEECDQGPEDCFGEGWFPDLMPPGPDSSAWPEFQNEEQHPPWPPGRLAGERGGFQDGCGSWGYRGLPRKRRQRLRRGYRELPMVQRPPCFWPRGYRPPSQSSPFSGMSQPAIKEEPQHLDPPRPLVSFKADAQSRERPAQGLPATSGKVPEHLRATCTPQKSLATDPQAVIEAVEPEQAAGATLVEPCSQSIPEAGAGSHPCSPTAPPEPAEPSQGQQCRAEAASAGVPPGGTTEPEVQPREASSDTCTKPETSPGSQHPPGSSEVKPAAGGQLKLCSRLPNPPPPACTDLRSAAVLARKEEIELSYQQFSLTIAVVATMLLQKEPSMEAALGLALRANLRQGRIHHLQELEDFINSYDSATPSR
- the LOC115602338 gene encoding basic proline-rich protein-like isoform X4; this translates as MFSPMGCRRGFPRPPGPWQAGPPPPRPYSPHDMWDEMPPHRRGRGQWCPPWLCEPRPFPGPDDFYGNEEDRGWTPHDWSPPRRWDNEECDQGPEDCFGEGWFPPWPCDPGPFPGPADFYGNEEDRGWASDDWSLPCSWGDRDDRGPEECFGEGWHLDLMPPGPDSSAWPEFQNEEQHPPWPPGRLAGERGGFQDGCGSWGYRGLPRKRRQRLRRGYRELPMVQRPPCFWPRGYRPPSQSSPFSGMSQPAIKEEPQHLDPPRPLVSFKADAQSRERPAQGLPATSGKVPEHLRATCTPQKSLATDPQAVIEAVEPEQAAGATLVEPCSQSIPEAGAGSHPCSPTAPPEPAEPSQGQQCRAEAASAGVPPGGTTEPEVQPREASSDTCTKPETSPGSQHPPGSSEVKPAAGGQLKLCSRLPNPPPPACTDLRSAAVLARKEEIELSYQQFSLTIAVVATMLLQKEPSMEAALGLALRANLRQGRIHHLQELEDFINSYDSATPSR
- the LOC115602338 gene encoding basic salivary proline-rich protein 1-like isoform X2 produces the protein MWDEMPPHRRGRGQWCPLGPWEPRPFPGPADFHVNEEDRGWAPNDCLPPPSWHNEECDQGPEECFGEGWYSPWLCEPRPFPGPDDFYGNEEDRGWTPHDWSPPRRWDNEECDQGPEDCFGEGWFPPWPCDPGPFPGPADFYGNEEDRGWASDDWSLPCSWGDRDDRGPEECFGEGWHLDLMPPGPDSSAWPEFQNEEQHPPWPPGRLAGERGGFQDGCGSWGYRGLPRKRRQRLRRGYRELPMVQRPPCFWPRGYRPPSQSSPFSGMSQPAIKEEPQHLDPPRPLVSFKADAQSRERPAQGLPATSGKVPEHLRATCTPQKSLATDPQAVIEAVEPEQAAGATLVEPCSQSIPEAGAGSHPCSPTAPPEPAEPSQGQQCRAEAASAGVPPGGTTEPEVQPREASSDTCTKPETSPGSQHPPGSSEVKPAAGGQLKLCSRLPNPPPPACTDLRSAAVLARKEEIELSYQQFSLTIAVVATMLLQKEPSMEAALGLALRANLRQGRIHHLQELEDFINSYDSATPSR